Below is a window of Candidatus Eisenbacteria bacterium DNA.
CCGTGAGCTCATTTGCGCGCGGATCCCCGAGATCGACGAAGAGGATCGCCCGGGAAGCGAGAGGGGTCGCGAGAAGAAGCAGCAAGACGAGCGCGATTGTTCGTGTCTTCATCGGCCTCCTCCACCCGACTCGCGCGCTGCATCGCTCGACAGCTTCCGGAGCCGAACCGCCGTTCCATACGCGACGATTTCCGCCGCGTGCTGCATCACCTCCGAGGTCGCGAAGCGCACCGTGACGATCCCGTCGGCGCCGAGTCTTCTCGCTTCCGCCGCCATCCGATCGAGCGCCTGCTCCCGAGCCTCGGCGAGCATCTTCGTGTATTCATCGATCTCCCCCCCGACGAGGTTCCTGAGTCCGGCCACGAGGTCTCGCCCGAGATGCCTCGCTCTGACGGTGTTCCCCCTCACGAGGCCGAGGCACTCGACCGCCTCATGACCCGGAACGGCATCCGCCGTGCAGATGATCATCGCTGAACCCTCCGGTACGGATCGCGCACCCACGCGTACAGGCGCTGTCTCGCGACCGACACGAAGAGTACCACGATCCCGAGAAGCGCACACCCGATCCCGATTCGGACGACCGCCGGAAGGGACGCGTCGCGCCAAATCGAGAGGAACGCATGATACGCTCCGAACACGAGGACGACGATCGCGCCGATGGAAAGAAGGATCCAGCCCGCGCCGCGCTCCATCCGGTTGTACACGCGCCCCCAGTAGAGTTCCCAATCCCGATCCTCGCGATCGGACAATCTCATCCCGGCCGTCACCTCCTTTACACGACGAAGGGCATCAAGCTCCGCGCGGCACGCCGGGCAGGCCTCGAGGTGCTCCTCGAAGCGCCGCCTCGCCTCGGCCTCCATCTCCCCGTCGAGATACGCCATCGAGGCGTTCGGAAACTCCTCACACCGCACGGGGCCCCTCCCCTCCGATGAGCCTCTCTTTCAACTTCTGCCGGGCGTGAAAAAGACGGGACATGACCGTTCCGATCGGCACGCCGAGGATCTCCGCGATCTCGCGGTAACGGTACCCTTCGAGGTCCTTCAACACGATCACCTCCCGGCTCTTCAGGTCCAACGCGGCGAGCCCTCTCCACACGCGCTCCGCCGCCTCGCTCCGC
It encodes the following:
- a CDS encoding YbjQ family protein; this translates as MIICTADAVPGHEAVECLGLVRGNTVRARHLGRDLVAGLRNLVGGEIDEYTKMLAEAREQALDRMAAEARRLGADGIVTVRFATSEVMQHAAEIVAYGTAVRLRKLSSDAARESGGGGR
- a CDS encoding zf-HC2 domain-containing protein; its protein translation is MRCEEFPNASMAYLDGEMEAEARRRFEEHLEACPACRAELDALRRVKEVTAGMRLSDREDRDWELYWGRVYNRMERGAGWILLSIGAIVVLVFGAYHAFLSIWRDASLPAVVRIGIGCALLGIVVLFVSVARQRLYAWVRDPYRRVQR